The proteins below are encoded in one region of Ornithinimicrobium avium:
- a CDS encoding nSTAND1 domain-containing NTPase: MAQAGAADTPQDFARDLTAARLRAGLSVRDVARATGVPPATLGGYFSGRHLPPTTRPEVLAAVLGAIEVPTREHPAWRRRLLSLHDRRRQPVVTRAPYPGLRAFDTKDHDLFFGRDTLVERLLSVVQQVVDEPLPVVMVVGPSGAGKSSVLRAGLLATLPSGAGSLTTPTALEEPPGDEEGQPDQVPTVLVVDQLEELWTHPTIRAHADRTLDQLVTWAQGAPGRVLVLGLRADFFGEAMHHPALGEALEKRQVLVGPLGGEQLRAAIEEPARRVGLALEPGLVDVILADVREDNHGSPLPHLAQVLETMWQAGDRKALTVQDYHRAGGLEGAIRQSAEAALASLPAEQHALAMTVLLRMVTGSAQGWTRRLVPTAEIVAVDEDARSVLERLVDRRLVTVGKDVTTLSHESLVEAWPRLRDAVEARRGDLARRDSLERVARDWDDDGRDDDHLLRGSRLVATSEWAATAPEQLTALQQEFLDTSRRLDKRTRAERRGARRRLQGLLAVMAVLLVVASAAGLSAVRASDSARLQRDQAQSRQMAVAAANQRALDPGLSQQLAVAAYRAADTRESRSAVLDATTSPVISAWSVDDAVLERSATVAGGEHLVLSGPSGGVRVVRAHAGEFGWDVVAAVTGFGDSGRTPVVSRLVPHPDEPWVVVAGTSVLEGSADEPLLMLLDLADPTEPRLVPIEIPARPTAAAFVDGGRVLVVADQGGLLHRYEVVPPAADAPPDVRVAEPAEDDLVDSEPPVLVEALAASRDGSVLAAALDSGTVRAWSVDDGRLHPAGSVDTGRGLFDLDMTADGSAVAAVGRSGLVHWLALEGQHVTEVGTTYASDTNLFTVQVDDGSGLLVTSGWDGTVTMWRFDAAGPLTDTPALVLPVPRPVLDMTVAGGRWLFATLDGTTYTWDSAGAALPRLSGNVFMVDASVRGERMMTSTGPPDGAVTVWDAADPHAPRSLHVLRADDADVSTGAGALRDDGGAAAMGTTAGRLLAWDVTGVEAVRTVDLQVSPEGVVLVLFVPDDGSVLAFGRSGTLVRVDVDGPDAGRIVDETRLSHPTLTAALREDGLLAVADDTGRVHLLDVDDLGSTTASFGPGPSVYGLDFSPDGEQLALSMSDESVRLYDVTDPASPAAVGDPLTGPTSILNSVKYSPDGQRLAVAAIGGSAWLYERSGEGWTATETLRAGLVNLQDVAWSADGSVLLGGALSGQTRLWLTDVETAVRTVCAGVGQDITREEWEGLLPGTAFEPPCVGGG; this comes from the coding sequence ATGGCACAGGCAGGGGCTGCAGACACCCCGCAGGACTTCGCGCGTGACCTCACGGCGGCCCGCCTGCGTGCGGGTCTGTCGGTCCGGGACGTGGCGCGGGCCACGGGTGTTCCCCCAGCGACGCTGGGGGGCTACTTCTCAGGCCGGCACCTGCCGCCGACCACCCGTCCCGAGGTGCTCGCCGCCGTGCTGGGGGCGATCGAGGTGCCCACCCGGGAGCATCCCGCCTGGCGCCGACGGCTGCTGTCACTGCACGACCGCAGACGCCAACCCGTGGTGACGCGCGCCCCCTACCCCGGGCTGCGTGCCTTCGACACGAAGGACCACGACCTGTTCTTCGGCCGGGACACCCTCGTCGAGCGGCTGCTGTCCGTGGTGCAGCAGGTCGTCGACGAGCCGCTGCCGGTCGTCATGGTCGTCGGCCCGTCCGGTGCCGGGAAGTCCTCGGTCCTGCGCGCCGGCCTGCTGGCCACCCTGCCCTCCGGCGCCGGGTCGCTGACCACGCCGACCGCGCTGGAGGAGCCGCCCGGCGACGAGGAGGGCCAGCCCGATCAGGTCCCCACGGTGCTGGTCGTGGACCAGCTCGAGGAGCTCTGGACCCACCCCACGATCCGCGCGCACGCCGACCGGACCCTGGATCAGCTGGTCACCTGGGCACAGGGTGCTCCCGGGCGGGTCCTCGTGCTCGGCCTGAGGGCGGACTTCTTCGGCGAGGCGATGCACCATCCCGCACTGGGCGAGGCCCTGGAGAAGCGGCAGGTCCTGGTGGGGCCGCTCGGCGGAGAGCAGCTGCGCGCCGCGATCGAGGAGCCCGCGCGCCGCGTGGGGCTCGCCCTCGAGCCCGGTCTGGTGGACGTCATCCTCGCCGACGTGCGTGAGGACAACCACGGCTCCCCGCTGCCGCACCTGGCCCAGGTGCTGGAGACGATGTGGCAGGCCGGGGACCGCAAGGCTCTCACGGTCCAGGACTATCACCGGGCGGGCGGCCTCGAGGGCGCGATCCGGCAGTCGGCCGAGGCCGCCCTGGCTTCGCTGCCCGCCGAGCAGCACGCCCTGGCGATGACCGTGCTCCTCAGGATGGTCACCGGCTCCGCGCAGGGCTGGACGCGCCGTCTCGTCCCCACGGCCGAGATCGTCGCCGTCGACGAGGACGCGCGCTCGGTGCTGGAGCGTCTCGTGGACCGGCGGCTGGTGACGGTCGGGAAGGACGTGACGACCCTCAGCCACGAGTCTCTCGTCGAGGCCTGGCCCCGGCTGCGCGACGCCGTCGAGGCCCGCCGCGGCGACCTCGCCCGGCGGGACTCCCTGGAGCGCGTCGCGCGGGACTGGGACGACGACGGCCGCGACGACGACCACCTGCTGCGGGGGAGCCGGCTGGTGGCGACCAGCGAGTGGGCGGCGACCGCCCCCGAGCAGCTCACCGCCCTCCAGCAGGAGTTCCTGGACACCAGCCGCAGGCTCGACAAGCGGACCCGCGCCGAGCGGCGGGGCGCACGCCGCCGCCTGCAGGGGCTGCTGGCCGTGATGGCGGTGCTCCTCGTGGTCGCCAGCGCCGCCGGCCTGAGCGCCGTCCGCGCGTCCGACTCCGCACGCCTGCAGCGCGACCAGGCGCAGTCCCGCCAGATGGCGGTCGCCGCGGCCAACCAGCGTGCCCTCGACCCAGGGCTGTCCCAGCAGCTGGCCGTCGCGGCATACCGTGCGGCAGACACTCGCGAGAGCCGGTCGGCGGTGCTCGATGCGACCACCAGCCCGGTGATCAGCGCATGGTCGGTGGACGACGCGGTGCTGGAGCGGTCCGCGACGGTGGCCGGCGGGGAGCATCTCGTCCTGTCCGGCCCGTCGGGCGGAGTGCGGGTGGTCCGGGCGCACGCTGGGGAGTTCGGCTGGGACGTGGTCGCCGCCGTCACCGGGTTCGGGGACAGCGGGAGGACCCCGGTCGTCTCCCGGCTCGTGCCGCACCCCGACGAGCCGTGGGTGGTGGTGGCCGGCACCTCCGTGCTGGAGGGGTCGGCGGACGAGCCGCTGCTCATGCTGCTCGACCTCGCCGACCCCACCGAGCCGCGGCTGGTCCCGATAGAGATCCCCGCGCGACCCACGGCGGCCGCCTTCGTGGACGGTGGACGCGTGCTGGTCGTGGCCGACCAGGGTGGGCTCCTGCACCGCTACGAGGTGGTGCCCCCAGCGGCCGACGCGCCGCCCGACGTCCGCGTGGCCGAACCTGCGGAGGATGACCTCGTCGACAGCGAGCCTCCGGTGCTGGTGGAGGCTCTGGCCGCCAGCCGCGACGGGTCCGTGCTGGCCGCCGCGCTGGACAGCGGCACCGTCCGCGCCTGGTCGGTCGACGACGGGCGGCTGCACCCTGCCGGCAGCGTCGACACCGGACGAGGGTTGTTCGACCTCGACATGACGGCGGACGGGTCGGCGGTGGCGGCCGTCGGCCGATCGGGTCTCGTGCACTGGCTCGCCCTGGAAGGGCAGCACGTCACCGAGGTCGGGACGACCTATGCCTCCGACACCAACCTCTTCACCGTCCAGGTCGACGACGGGTCAGGCCTGCTGGTGACCTCCGGGTGGGACGGGACCGTGACGATGTGGCGGTTCGACGCTGCAGGGCCGCTGACCGACACGCCCGCCCTCGTGCTGCCCGTGCCCCGCCCCGTGCTGGACATGACGGTGGCCGGTGGCCGGTGGCTGTTCGCCACCCTGGACGGCACGACATACACCTGGGACTCCGCGGGGGCGGCGCTGCCGCGGCTGTCGGGCAACGTCTTCATGGTCGACGCCTCCGTGCGGGGCGAGCGGATGATGACCTCGACCGGACCGCCCGACGGCGCGGTGACCGTCTGGGACGCCGCCGACCCGCACGCCCCCCGCAGCCTGCACGTCCTGCGGGCCGACGACGCGGACGTCTCCACCGGAGCCGGTGCTCTGCGTGACGACGGCGGTGCGGCCGCCATGGGCACGACCGCAGGTCGCCTGCTGGCCTGGGACGTCACCGGTGTCGAGGCTGTTCGCACCGTCGACCTGCAGGTCTCTCCGGAGGGCGTGGTCCTGGTCCTCTTCGTCCCCGACGACGGGTCCGTGCTCGCGTTCGGCCGCTCGGGGACGCTGGTGCGCGTGGACGTGGACGGTCCCGACGCCGGCAGGATCGTCGACGAGACGAGGCTGTCCCACCCGACCCTGACCGCGGCGCTGCGCGAGGACGGGCTGCTCGCGGTCGCGGACGACACCGGGCGGGTGCACCTGCTCGACGTGGATGACCTCGGCAGCACGACCGCCTCCTTCGGCCCGGGACCGAGCGTCTACGGGCTGGACTTCTCGCCCGACGGCGAGCAGCTGGCGCTGTCCATGTCCGACGAGTCGGTGCGCCTCTACGACGTGACCGACCCCGCGTCTCCTGCCGCGGTCGGCGACCCGCTGACCGGCCCGACCTCGATCCTCAACTCGGTCAAGTACTCCCCGGACGGGCAGCGCCTGGCGGTGGCCGCCATCGGTGGCAGCGCCTGGCTCTACGAACGGTCCGGCGAGGGATGGACGGCCACCGAGACCCTGCGCGCCGGCCTGGTCAACCTGCAGGACGTCGCCTGGTCGGCCGACGGCTCGGTGCTCCTGGGCGGGGCGCTGTCGGGCCAGACCCGGCTGTGGCTCACCGATGTCGAGACCGCCGTGCGGACGGTGTGTGCGGGAGTCGGGCAGGACATCACGCGGGAGGAGTGGGAGGGGCTGCTCCCGGGGACCGCCTTCGAGCCGCCGTGCGTCGGCGGGGGATGA
- a CDS encoding amidohydrolase: protein MTILDQHPELRERLHELYVHLHQHPELSMQEHETAALIEERMTGLGYEVFRCGGTGVVATLVNGEGPVIGFRADTDGLPLQENTGLPYASTARGTLPDGTDVPVMHACGHDTHITAAVGAATLLAQDRDAWAGTVVFLFQPGEETAAGAEAMVADGLWERAPHPEVIYGQHVWPGLAGTVEMTRGPAMSYSDAWRVTVHGRGGHGSQPENTIDPVVLAAHMIVRIQSLLSREVAAQKAAVITIATIHAGLKENIIPPVAEFTINMRNLDADVRQHLLAGLRRVIQAEAMASDAPEPQIEELYTFPLLVNDEAETGRVVDLLRGVLGEDQVIERPAVMGSEDFGTLPDAIGVPGVYWFFGGMSSEVVESDEPVPTNHSPFFGPVMEPTLSTGTTAAYEVLMSRLRVQ from the coding sequence ATGACGATCCTCGACCAGCACCCCGAGCTGCGGGAGCGCCTGCACGAGCTCTACGTCCACCTGCACCAGCACCCCGAGCTGTCGATGCAGGAGCACGAGACTGCGGCGCTCATCGAGGAGCGGATGACCGGGCTGGGCTACGAGGTGTTCCGTTGCGGCGGCACCGGCGTGGTCGCCACCCTCGTCAACGGGGAGGGGCCGGTGATCGGGTTCCGCGCCGACACCGACGGCCTGCCGCTGCAGGAGAACACCGGGCTGCCCTACGCCTCGACCGCTCGCGGCACGCTCCCTGACGGCACCGACGTGCCGGTCATGCACGCCTGCGGGCACGACACGCACATCACGGCGGCGGTCGGCGCGGCCACGCTCCTCGCGCAGGACCGGGACGCCTGGGCCGGGACCGTCGTCTTCCTCTTCCAGCCCGGCGAGGAGACCGCGGCGGGTGCCGAGGCGATGGTCGCCGACGGGCTGTGGGAGCGGGCGCCGCACCCCGAGGTGATCTACGGCCAGCACGTGTGGCCAGGCCTCGCCGGCACCGTCGAGATGACGCGGGGCCCGGCGATGTCCTACTCCGACGCGTGGCGCGTCACCGTGCACGGCCGCGGCGGGCACGGCTCGCAGCCGGAGAACACCATCGACCCGGTGGTCCTCGCCGCTCACATGATCGTGCGGATCCAGAGCCTGCTCAGCCGCGAGGTCGCCGCGCAGAAGGCGGCGGTCATCACGATCGCCACCATCCACGCGGGCCTGAAGGAGAACATCATCCCGCCGGTGGCCGAGTTCACCATCAACATGCGCAACCTGGACGCCGACGTGCGGCAGCACCTGCTCGCCGGGCTGCGCCGGGTGATCCAGGCCGAGGCGATGGCCAGCGACGCCCCCGAGCCGCAGATCGAGGAGCTCTACACCTTCCCGCTGCTGGTCAACGACGAGGCGGAGACCGGCCGGGTGGTCGACCTCCTGCGCGGCGTGCTCGGCGAGGACCAGGTCATCGAGAGGCCGGCGGTCATGGGTTCGGAGGACTTCGGCACCCTTCCCGACGCGATCGGGGTGCCGGGGGTCTACTGGTTCTTCGGCGGCATGTCCAGCGAGGTCGTGGAGTCCGACGAGCCCGTCCCGACCAACCACTCGCCCTTCTTCGGCCCCGTCATGGAGCCGACGCTGAGCACCGGCACGACCGCGGCCTACGAGGTGCTCATGTCCCGGCTGCGGGTGCAGTGA
- a CDS encoding Zn-dependent hydrolase, which translates to MSPAPPGLTVAADRVQADLESLAALVEPGLPGWTRTALGPVDRQARELVRRWMSDAGLETSVDGAGNIFGRLRGTGSGRALMVGSHTDTVLGGGRFDGIVGVVGALEAVRALREAGVRLEHDLVVVDFFHEEPNEFGLSCVGSRAMVGAISAAHLDLRDERDRSLAAALAAVDVDPSALLGARHDFARVDAFVELHIEQGPYLEEHGSQIGLVESITGISRFRALFSGQADHAGTAPMDRRRDAGCAAAGTVLAVERIAGEGMQTRGTSGQLTFTPAAVNVVTAHAEFRGELRGPEEEWLRSAQDALTAAAHDEGSRRGVDVEVDWLPLQEPTAMSDGVVSVLGDVVDGLGLSSTRLFSGAEHDAALIARAVPTGMLFVPSRDGRSHCPEEWTDLNDVVAGVTALTHALLALDRRGPTR; encoded by the coding sequence ATGAGCCCGGCCCCGCCCGGCCTGACCGTGGCCGCGGACCGCGTCCAGGCCGACCTCGAGTCCCTGGCCGCGCTCGTCGAGCCGGGCCTGCCCGGCTGGACGCGCACCGCCCTGGGCCCCGTGGACCGGCAGGCCCGCGAGCTGGTCCGCCGGTGGATGAGCGACGCCGGGCTGGAGACCTCCGTCGACGGCGCCGGCAACATCTTCGGCCGGCTGCGCGGGACCGGGAGCGGCCGCGCCCTCATGGTCGGCTCCCACACCGACACCGTGCTCGGCGGTGGCCGCTTCGACGGCATCGTCGGCGTCGTCGGCGCCCTGGAGGCGGTCCGGGCGCTGCGCGAGGCCGGTGTCCGGCTCGAGCACGACCTCGTCGTCGTCGACTTCTTCCACGAGGAGCCCAACGAGTTCGGGCTGTCCTGCGTCGGCTCGCGCGCCATGGTCGGCGCGATCAGCGCCGCCCACCTGGACCTGCGCGACGAGCGGGACCGCAGCCTGGCCGCCGCCCTGGCCGCGGTGGACGTCGACCCCTCGGCGCTGCTGGGCGCGCGGCACGACTTCGCGCGCGTCGACGCCTTCGTCGAGCTGCACATCGAGCAGGGGCCCTACCTCGAGGAGCACGGCAGCCAGATCGGGCTGGTCGAGTCGATCACCGGCATCTCCCGCTTCCGCGCGCTCTTCTCCGGGCAGGCCGACCACGCGGGCACCGCGCCCATGGACCGGCGCCGCGACGCAGGCTGCGCCGCCGCCGGCACCGTGCTCGCCGTCGAGCGCATCGCGGGGGAGGGTATGCAGACGCGCGGCACCAGCGGTCAGCTCACCTTCACGCCCGCCGCCGTCAACGTGGTCACCGCGCACGCCGAGTTCCGCGGCGAGCTCCGCGGGCCCGAGGAGGAGTGGCTGCGCTCGGCCCAGGACGCGCTGACCGCGGCCGCGCACGACGAGGGCAGCCGGCGCGGCGTGGACGTCGAGGTCGACTGGCTGCCCCTGCAGGAGCCGACGGCGATGTCCGACGGGGTCGTCTCGGTCCTCGGCGACGTCGTCGACGGACTGGGCCTGAGCTCCACCCGCCTCTTCAGCGGCGCCGAGCACGACGCCGCGCTCATCGCCCGCGCGGTGCCGACCGGGATGCTCTTCGTCCCCTCCCGCGACGGGCGGAGCCACTGCCCCGAGGAGTGGACCGACCTGAACGACGTCGTCGCCGGCGTCACCGCCCTGACCCACGCCCTCCTCGCCCTCGACCGGCGGGGCCCGACCAGGTGA
- the trhA gene encoding PAQR family membrane homeostasis protein TrhA: protein MPEHVEPILSRDGSVHVTDERVNTISHLVGACFAVLGSAVLMTRAGVHGDPWRIVGLGIYSFSLILLFVSSTLHHGIDGSPRLNEVLRTLDYTSVFALIAGTVTPLVLVLLRNPLGWAVLGTVWGIAALGIVLRSVWRGLPKYVTNTLYIVLGWMPVVLVLAGLELPLGALALMAGGGVVYSLGFVVFIVERPNPLPGVFGFHELWHVLVVVAAALHHVLMQLYVVGA from the coding sequence ATGCCAGAGCACGTCGAGCCGATCCTGAGCCGGGACGGCAGCGTCCACGTCACCGACGAGCGGGTCAACACGATCTCCCACCTCGTCGGCGCGTGCTTCGCCGTCCTCGGCTCCGCCGTGCTCATGACCCGCGCGGGCGTGCACGGTGACCCGTGGAGGATCGTGGGCCTGGGGATCTACAGCTTCTCCCTGATCCTGCTCTTCGTCAGCAGCACCCTGCACCACGGCATCGACGGCAGTCCCCGCCTCAACGAGGTGCTGCGCACGCTGGACTACACGTCGGTGTTCGCGCTGATCGCCGGCACGGTGACGCCGCTGGTGCTCGTCCTGCTCAGGAACCCGTTGGGGTGGGCCGTCCTGGGGACGGTATGGGGCATCGCCGCGCTCGGTATCGTGCTGCGGTCGGTCTGGCGCGGGCTGCCCAAGTACGTGACCAACACGCTCTACATCGTGCTGGGCTGGATGCCCGTCGTCCTCGTCCTCGCCGGGCTGGAGCTGCCGCTGGGCGCGCTGGCGCTGATGGCGGGCGGAGGGGTGGTCTACAGCCTCGGGTTCGTCGTCTTCATCGTCGAGCGGCCCAACCCGCTGCCCGGGGTCTTCGGCTTCCACGAGCTCTGGCACGTGCTGGTCGTGGTGGCGGCCGCGCTGCACCACGTGCTCATGCAGCTCTACGTCGTCGGGGCATGA
- a CDS encoding C45 family autoproteolytic acyltransferase/hydolase: MTDHMDPHRAPLRAVRVSGASHRERGLARGTLLGEQVLRTSRAYAGLFGHLGIAERDQREAALASMDAVRAWAPEVHEELEGVAAGSGTDLLDVARTVARTEILTLAQAPVATECSTLAHVPAPTDRSDRGAVSAQTWDWYARFVGCWHLHRVDPVGEELAHAGIAEHGMTGKIGLNAAGVGVHLNILQHHDDAPGGVPVHVVLARLLTGARSVQEGLDLVRSAPTTSSSVITLTGTDRVAMAELSPGRVTVLEEEGWMLHTNHFLGLDEPVRDPASTTHDRLGHLRGATGPAPAPRSADDLLPLLCVPPGPGSVAVLPDLSEAEADRKATLATVRIDPGARTVRVSPGIPQHADEVCLTYQL, from the coding sequence ATGACCGACCACATGGACCCCCACCGTGCGCCGCTACGAGCCGTGCGCGTCTCCGGCGCGAGCCACCGCGAGCGCGGACTGGCCCGCGGCACCCTGCTGGGCGAGCAGGTGCTGCGCACCTCCCGGGCCTACGCGGGCCTCTTCGGCCACCTGGGCATCGCCGAGCGTGACCAGCGGGAGGCGGCCCTGGCCTCCATGGACGCCGTCCGGGCCTGGGCCCCGGAGGTGCACGAGGAGCTGGAGGGCGTGGCCGCCGGGTCCGGCACCGACCTGCTCGACGTGGCCCGCACCGTGGCCCGCACCGAGATCCTGACCCTGGCCCAGGCACCCGTGGCGACGGAATGCTCGACCCTCGCGCACGTGCCGGCGCCCACGGACCGGTCCGACCGGGGCGCGGTGTCCGCGCAGACCTGGGACTGGTACGCCCGCTTCGTCGGGTGCTGGCACCTGCACCGGGTCGACCCCGTCGGTGAGGAGCTCGCCCACGCCGGGATCGCCGAGCACGGGATGACCGGCAAGATCGGCCTCAACGCCGCCGGCGTCGGTGTCCACCTCAACATCCTCCAGCACCACGACGACGCACCCGGGGGCGTGCCCGTCCACGTCGTCCTCGCCCGTCTGCTCACCGGGGCGCGCTCGGTGCAGGAGGGCCTCGACCTGGTCCGCTCGGCCCCCACCACCTCCTCGTCGGTCATCACGCTCACCGGCACCGACCGGGTCGCGATGGCCGAGCTCAGCCCCGGCCGGGTGACCGTCCTGGAGGAGGAGGGCTGGATGCTGCACACCAACCACTTCCTGGGGCTGGACGAGCCGGTCCGCGACCCGGCGTCGACCACCCACGACCGGCTCGGGCACCTGCGTGGCGCCACCGGCCCCGCGCCGGCGCCCCGGTCCGCCGACGACCTGCTCCCGCTGCTCTGCGTCCCTCCCGGTCCCGGCAGCGTGGCGGTCCTGCCCGACCTCAGCGAGGCTGAGGCGGACCGCAAGGCGACCCTGGCCACCGTGCGCATCGACCCGGGTGCCCGGACCGTCCGGGTGAGTCCCGGCATACCCCAGCACGCGGACGAGGTCTGCCTCACCTACCAGCTGTGA
- a CDS encoding amidase — MTDLIWLSTRELAALIADGGVSATEAVTAHLARIEEVNPAINAVVTLQPERALAEARAQDERYVVARRSGDPLPRLHGVPMTHKDTHDTAGMRTTLGSPIFADRVPQRDDLVVARLRAAGVISTGKNNVPEFAAGAHTFNPVFGTTVNPYDTSRSVAGSSGGVGAAIAAGIQASGDGSDMGGSLRTPASFNNVVGMRPSNGRVPHTPPGNAWAWLAQKGFMGRTVGDVALLMSVGCGPDPDGPCSVQEPGSVFDLPELDPASQRETRLDRLRVGVAPTLGGLMEVEAEVVEAVLASAGVFAGLGADVDDVAPDLREADRVFDVQRAYDFVATWGDLVREETARPDGGRIKDAVVWNTRLGFDLTTEDLVAKDAARGRLWQATRDYFSTHDVLVTATAQALPFDAELEYPQSINGRPMENYLEWMRAVTLISATGCPAISVPGGFSRDGLPIGIQIVAAPGRDVDLLRVAHAFESATRYADRHPDL, encoded by the coding sequence GTGACCGACCTCATCTGGCTCTCCACGCGCGAGCTCGCCGCCCTCATCGCCGACGGCGGGGTGAGCGCCACCGAGGCGGTCACCGCCCACCTCGCCCGGATCGAGGAGGTCAACCCGGCGATCAACGCGGTCGTCACGCTCCAGCCCGAGCGCGCGCTGGCCGAGGCGCGCGCCCAGGACGAGAGGTATGTGGTCGCGCGCCGGTCGGGCGACCCGCTGCCGCGGCTGCACGGGGTGCCGATGACGCACAAGGACACCCACGACACCGCCGGGATGCGCACCACCCTCGGCTCGCCGATCTTCGCCGACCGGGTGCCGCAGCGCGACGACCTGGTCGTCGCGCGACTCCGGGCTGCCGGCGTGATCTCCACCGGCAAGAACAACGTGCCCGAGTTCGCGGCGGGCGCCCACACCTTCAACCCGGTCTTCGGCACGACGGTCAACCCCTACGACACGAGCAGGTCGGTCGCCGGGTCGTCCGGGGGCGTGGGCGCGGCGATCGCCGCCGGGATCCAGGCCTCCGGCGACGGGTCCGACATGGGCGGCTCGCTGCGCACGCCGGCCTCCTTCAACAACGTCGTCGGCATGCGTCCGTCCAACGGTCGGGTCCCGCACACGCCGCCCGGCAACGCCTGGGCCTGGCTGGCGCAGAAAGGCTTCATGGGCCGGACCGTCGGCGACGTGGCCCTGCTCATGAGTGTCGGCTGCGGGCCCGACCCGGACGGGCCGTGCTCGGTGCAGGAGCCCGGCAGCGTCTTCGACCTCCCCGAGCTCGACCCGGCGTCGCAGCGCGAGACCCGGCTCGACCGGTTGAGGGTCGGCGTGGCACCCACCCTCGGCGGGCTCATGGAGGTGGAGGCCGAGGTCGTCGAGGCGGTCCTCGCCTCGGCCGGGGTGTTCGCGGGCCTGGGTGCCGACGTCGACGACGTGGCGCCCGACCTGCGGGAGGCCGACCGTGTCTTCGACGTGCAGCGCGCCTACGACTTCGTGGCGACGTGGGGCGACCTCGTCCGCGAGGAGACCGCACGTCCCGACGGTGGTCGGATCAAGGACGCCGTCGTCTGGAACACCCGCCTCGGCTTCGACCTCACCACCGAGGACCTGGTGGCCAAGGACGCCGCGCGCGGTCGGCTCTGGCAGGCGACGCGCGACTACTTCTCCACGCACGACGTGCTCGTCACCGCGACCGCGCAGGCGCTGCCCTTCGACGCCGAGCTGGAGTACCCGCAGAGCATCAACGGCAGGCCGATGGAGAACTACCTGGAGTGGATGCGCGCCGTCACCCTGATCTCGGCGACCGGCTGCCCCGCGATCTCGGTCCCCGGGGGATTCTCCCGGGACGGCCTGCCGATCGGGATCCAGATCGTCGCGGCCCCCGGGCGTGACGTGGACCTGCTGCGGGTGGCGCACGCCTTCGAGTCGGCGACGAGGTACGCGGACCGGCACCCGGACCTGTGA
- a CDS encoding glutathione peroxidase: MSLYDIPLQTLDGNPTTLAEHAGGALLIVNVASRCGMTPQYSGLERLQQEFADRGLTVVGVPCNQFGGQEPGSAEDIATFCATTYGVTFPMMAKTDVNGADRHPLFAELTHVVDADGEAGDVRWNFEKWVVGADGVPTARFRSGVEPESDEVRAAVEAALPQA; this comes from the coding sequence ATGAGCCTCTACGACATACCCCTGCAGACCCTCGACGGCAACCCCACGACTCTCGCCGAGCACGCGGGCGGCGCCCTGCTGATCGTCAACGTCGCCTCCCGGTGCGGTATGACGCCGCAGTACTCCGGGCTGGAACGGCTGCAGCAGGAGTTCGCCGACCGCGGCCTGACCGTGGTGGGCGTCCCGTGCAACCAGTTCGGCGGGCAGGAGCCCGGCAGTGCCGAGGACATCGCGACCTTCTGCGCCACGACCTACGGCGTCACCTTCCCGATGATGGCCAAGACCGACGTCAACGGCGCGGACCGGCACCCGCTCTTCGCCGAGCTGACGCACGTCGTCGACGCCGACGGCGAGGCCGGCGACGTGCGGTGGAACTTCGAGAAGTGGGTCGTCGGCGCCGACGGGGTCCCCACGGCGCGCTTCCGCTCGGGCGTCGAGCCGGAGTCCGACGAGGTGCGGGCCGCGGTCGAGGCGGCGCTGCCGCAGGCGTGA
- a CDS encoding DUF5058 family protein: MMIRTAADVGTIANSPLLWILALAVMGIVLLQSGVYMVAVRKNAAGADMSQREVFHAFRAGGVAAIGPSLAVVLVAIALLPLFGTPAILVRIGLIGSAATETASASIAAGTVGANLGDETYTQSVFLIALFAMSLSGACWMISTLILTPILARGQDTLARVNPALMAIVPGAALLAAFGALTVTELPKSGYHVLAVVVSAAIMAVCLWLARQFTQAWLREWALGFSIIGALVVVYLATN, translated from the coding sequence ATGATGATCCGTACCGCCGCCGACGTCGGCACGATCGCCAACTCCCCGCTCCTGTGGATCCTCGCGCTCGCGGTGATGGGGATCGTCCTGCTCCAGTCGGGTGTCTACATGGTCGCCGTGCGCAAGAACGCGGCCGGCGCCGACATGTCCCAGCGTGAGGTCTTCCACGCCTTCCGGGCCGGTGGGGTGGCAGCCATCGGGCCGTCGCTGGCGGTGGTCCTGGTCGCGATCGCCCTGCTGCCCCTCTTCGGCACCCCGGCCATCCTGGTCCGTATCGGGCTCATCGGCTCGGCCGCCACCGAGACCGCCTCGGCGTCGATCGCCGCCGGGACGGTCGGGGCCAACCTCGGTGACGAGACCTACACGCAGAGCGTCTTCCTCATCGCCCTGTTCGCCATGAGCCTGTCCGGCGCGTGCTGGATGATCTCCACCCTCATCCTCACCCCGATCCTGGCGCGCGGTCAGGACACGCTGGCCAGGGTCAACCCGGCGCTCATGGCGATCGTGCCCGGCGCGGCGCTGCTCGCCGCGTTCGGGGCGCTGACCGTCACCGAGCTGCCCAAGTCGGGCTACCACGTCCTGGCGGTCGTCGTCTCAGCGGCGATCATGGCCGTGTGCCTGTGGCTCGCCAGGCAGTTCACCCAGGCCTGGCTGCGCGAATGGGCGCTGGGCTTCTCCATCATCGGCGCCCTCGTCGTCGTCTACCTCGCCACGAACTGA